The DNA window CAAAATCTCTTCATACTAACCTTCCTTTCTGATTCAATCATGTCAGTTGATCGTTGTTAGTGAAGTCCGTTCAATGACCAGATCCGGCGCACCCCGGATATTGGCTTCTGTGATCTTGTCTTTGTCGCACACAACAAAAATATCCGGCTGGACTACATCAGATTCTGAAAGGACGACATCAGTGGGAGCAATGCCAACAAAACATTCTGCTTTCTTCTCAGGATGAGTAGAAAGCAGAATGTTCGGATTGTTAGCAATTCTTTGATGTGTAACGGAAGGAGCAGGAGTCATACAATAGGCCTGACCGTCAATCAATTCCCACCGCTCATCATCCGGCCAGGTCAAGTAATCAGCATAAGTAAACTTCTTTCCGGTTTTCTTGGCTAAGGGCATGATTTCTTCATATAAAATCGCAAAGCGATTTTATATTAGTACTTAAACGCGACCCCCACGGAAAAATTGTTCGCTGAGTAATTATACCGATAGGTTCTT is part of the Deltaproteobacteria bacterium genome and encodes:
- a CDS encoding Uma2 family endonuclease; amino-acid sequence: MPLAKKTGKKFTYADYLTWPDDERWELIDGQAYCMTPAPSVTHQRIANNPNILLSTHPEKKAECFVGIAPTDVVLSESDVVQPDIFVVCDKDKITEANIRGAPDLVIERTSLTTIN